AAAACCATCGTCCCAGCCCTGGGCATATAAGGGCGCTACCAGGTAGCGCGGCACGTCTTTGCGAAAGCCATCGAGGGCGCCAGCAGCCTGTCGGCCACTGCTACAACCGGCCTCAAAACCGTCGACAAATGCTGGCGGATAACCCTCGGCCTGCAACAACTCACGGGTACTTTGGCAGCCGCTCAGCAGCAATGCGATGCAGATAAACGCAGCCATCAACCGACCACCGGAATACGCGCGACTTATGCCAGCAGCCAAGACCGATAGAGCCACCTTGATCACCCGTTGAACGCCTTATCAAACCAGTTTGTGACCGTACACAACGCCCAGGGCGTGGTACTGCATGTGCCGCTGGCCAAGGCCACTTGTAGTTTCTGAATATCAACCTCGCGCAGATAGCGCTCGGCGTCTCCCATGCGGTCTTCACCACCAAAGCCGCCACCGCGCATCTCGGCCAACGCCTGCTGCTTACTCCAGCCTTGGTAGACCACGCGATACATTGCGGCAATCAAGCCGGTGCGGTTCTGTCCGTGCTTGCAGTGAATCAACACCGGCCCACGGGCTTGGGCCTGGCGAATGCTGCGCAAGACCTCTAGTACATCCGCGTCATCAATCCGGTCGGTGCGCAAAGGCAGTTGCACCTGGTGTATCTGCGGGTCATGCAACCAGCTGCCATCACCGCGCTGATAAAAATTGATCACCGTGGCAATGCCCAGGGATTTCAGCAGCGGCTGCGCTGAAGCCTGCGGCAGCGCGCTGCGATACAAGTCAGGCTGCATGCCATAGAGATTGAAGCTCTTATCAATCGGCTGCGCCCAGCTCAGTGGTCGCACCGGGTTACTCGACAGCCACTGCGCCGGCAACGCACTCCAGGCCAGGCTGCTTGGCAGCGCCACTAACGCCAGGGTAAAGAGCAATGCGGCAAAACCAAGACGGCATACATAGATAAAAGTTGGCATCCGTTAGCCCTCTAGTAATTCAAGCTGCAGTTTTGCGACACGTTGCGGTAACGGGGCGCGATAGAGTATCCAGCGATAGCAGAGCAGGCAGATCAGCCAGTCGAAGAGCAGCGTCCACAAGTTGTGTGACAAAAAGTGCGCGCCTTGCATCATCCGTCCGAGCGAAAACACTGCGCCCAGCCCTAACGCAAAAACCAAAGCGAGGCGCGCACGACGCGGGCGCTTATCACGCAACAGAAAAAACAGCGCCAGCAGGGAAAACCCCGATGAGGCATGCCCGCCCGGCCAGCAACGACCCGGCTTTTCAGTCACGGCGCGCTCGCTGAGCAATGGGGTAAAGGTCTCCGTGCCACCAAATTCACTTAAGCTCCAAGGGCAATGCACACCGGTGAGGGCCTTCAAGGGCGTGACGATGCTGGTCGACAGTCCCAGCGCCAGCACCAGAAACCCCAATGGTCGTCGCCATTGCCTAAGCCGGGTCGGCAGCAGACTGATGACCAAGCCAATAATCGCCAGCACGCCAAACACGATGACCAGCTGCTTGGCTCGGTCATGCAGGATGTCTTCCAGCCACACATGGCGCTTGCCGATAAAACCGAGGCCTGGCTGATAGAACAGATGCTCGATGGCGAAATCCAGGCCACTGGGATCAAACAGCAACAGCAAGACCATCAGCGCCACAGGGATACCCAAGCCCAGACGGAAATCAAAATAACGTGAGAACTCGGTAGACCGATTGGCCTGCATAACGGTGCTCCAGCTCAGGCACTGCCGAGCAGTGCCTGCAAAAATTGAGGGTTAGCGCTTGCTCAGTTGCGCGTCGGGTAAAACGCTCGGCCGCCAGGCAATCAGGTGCTTTTTGAAGGCATGGCTGGCGCCTTGGTAATAGGCAATGTTGCGTCGTTCCAGACTGTCGCTGGCGTCCACCTTCACCTCATGACTCAGGCCCAGCGCATCATCATGACGACGCATGCTTTTACGCGGGCTGAGGATCGCCAGGCTGCTGCCGTCGAACAGCCCCAGGTGCTGATAGTTACCCAGTAAGGCACGCCCTGGAGCACGGTCATCGCGCAGCACATTGCGGCCGAAGAAGGTCGACACATAGTCCATATTCAGTAAACCCAACAGCGTGGGCGCCAGGTCGATCTGGCTGGCCAGGTCACTGAACTCACGCGGCTGAATATGTGCCGGGGCATAGATAAATAAAGGAATGTGGTAGTTGGCCACCGGCAGGTCTTCCTTGCCGGCGCTTCCTGCCGTGTGATCGGCGACAAAGATAAACACCGTCTGCTTGAACCAGGGCTTATCCCGCGCCTGGGCGAGAAATTGGCCAATGGCATAGTCGGTGTACTTCACCGCGCCTTCACGGCCATCGCCAGACGGGATGTCGATGCGCCCTTCTGGGTAGGTATAGGGCCGGTGATTGGAGGTGGTCATCACCTGCAGGAAGAAGGGTTCGTCGGCGGCGTGGTCGGCATCGGCGATTTTTATTGCCTGCTTGTAGATGTCCTCATCGGACATGCCCCAGGCGTTCTGGAACACCATATCCGCCTCGGCCACGCTGCTCTGGTCGACGATGCGGTAACCGTTGCCGCCAAAGAAGGCGTTCATATTGTCGAAGTAGCCACGCCCACCGTAGATAAACACGCTGTCATAGCCTTGCGCACTGAACTGTTGGCCCAGGCTGCCATAGCCTGACTCACGCCCAATGCGCTTGACGATGGAGCGCCCCGGCGTGGGGGGAATCGACAGGGTAATGGCTTCCAGACCGCGATCGGTACGGGTGCCGGTGGCGTAGAAATTACTGAAACTCAGGCTCTGCTTACGCAGCTGATCGAGGTTGGGGGTTAATCCGCGGCTGTCACCAAAGCTGCCCAAGTATTTGGCACTGAGGCTTTCAATAGTCACCAACACCACGTTCAAGCGCTTGGGCTGCCCAGGGTTGTCGATAGTGCGGCGAATATCCTGCGGGTCACTGCCGATAAAACGCGCGTTGGGCTCACTGATCTCGCTGCGCAACAAACTGGCCACCTCAGGCGCCGCCAGCGTGGCGTAGAACTGTTGGTAATCCAGCTCGTTGTTACGGAACGCGGCAAAGAACTGGAACGGCCCATTACTCGCCAGCTCACGCTGATACGCGTTGCCATCGGTGCCGCGCGGCGCATCTTGACCAATCAACACACTGCTCAACCCGGCCAACAGCAGCACAGCCAATACGCTGAGCAGTGCCGGCGCAGGGCGCAAGCGCGGTGCATCCAATGCCGCCATTACGGCTTTACGCAACAGTGCAGTCGCCGCCACGGCGATCATCGCCAACAACGCCAGCAGTGGGTAAATCGGGTACGACTCGAGGATGTTGTTGATCACCTCCTCGGAATACACCAAGTAGTCGACGGCGATAAAGTTGAAGCGCACGCCAAACTCATCCCAGAACAGCCACTCCGCCACCGCCGTAAACAGCATGACAAACAGGCTCACCCCGACCACACCGAGCAGCAGCTGTTTATGCCAGCGCTGTTGCCATAGGCGGCGTGGGCACAGCAGCAGGTAGAGGGCCATGGGCAGACTGGCATAGAGCAAAAAGCTCAGGTCGTACACCAAGCCGACCCCGTATAGGCTGAGCAGTTGCCCAGCCCCTACGTGAGCGTCCGCCAGATGACTGGCCAACAATGTGCTGCGGGTCAGAAAGAACACCGCCAACCATGTCAGCACGATGATCGACAGATAACGAAGTTGCGCGAAATGAAGCTGAGGCATCGTATGATCCCGGTTGGATGAACGTGCCGCAGTGTGCGATTGCATCTGTGAGAGACGCGTCAACGCGATGTGAAAAATACGTCAAAGCCGAAAGAGAACAGCCCCATGCGCATTCTGGTCATCGAAGACAACCGCGATATCCTGGCCAACATCCTCGACTACCTGCAGCTCAAAGGCTTCAGTGTCGATTGCGCGCAGGATGGTTTGAGTGGCCTACACCTGGCCAGCAGCGGCCACTATGACCTGATCGTGCTGGACATCATGCTGCCTGGCATTGACGGTTATCAGGTGTGCAAACGCCTGCGCGAAGATGGCCACAGTGAAGTGCCAATCCTCATGCTGACCGCCCGCGACGCTTTGGACGACCGCTTACAGGGGCTCAATGTCGGTGCCGATGACTACCTGATCAAGCCGTTTGCCCTGTCCGAGTTGGTGGCACGGATTGAAGCGATCCTGCGCCGCAGCCAAGGCAGCCGTAAACGCCAACTGAAAGTCGCCGACCTGATTTATGACCTCGATACGCTGCATGTCAGCCGCGCGGGCAAACCGCTCAAGCTCAATCCCATCGGCCTCAAGCTATTGGCCGTACTGATGCAGAAAAGCCCGGCCGTGATCCGCCGCGAGGCATTAGAGGAAGCCCTCTGGGGCGATGACAGCCCCGACAGCGATAGCCTGCGCAGCCATATCCACCAACTGCGCCAGGTCTTGGATAAGCCCTTCGCCACACCGCTGCTGCACACCCTGCATGGGGTTGGCTATCGCCTGGCGGAGCATGCCCATGGCGTCTAAACAGCCATTCGCGCGACGTATCCTGATTGCCTTTGTGCTCATGACCGTGTTGGTTAGCGGCGTGTTTTCCTTGAGCATCGTGGCCGTGGTGCACGTCATTGAAGAGCACCTGGTATCCGAGGAGCTCAACCGCGAGCTGGACACGGTGCTGCATGAAGACCTCAAACATGGCATCACTCCTCGCCTCGATTCCAGCACCCGGTTCTTTGCCTCCAACCTTGCCGAGTACGCTATTCCAGAGCAGTACGCGGGACTACCGGAGGGATTTAATGAGGTGGTTGACGAGGAGAAGGCCTTTTATGTGTTTGTAAAAGAAATCAACGGCAACACCTATCAGCTGGTGCAAGAGCAACATGAGTTCGAAGCGCGTGAGCAGGCCTTGTTCAACGTGGTTTTTGCCGGCTTTCTCCTGACCGTGGTGGGTGCCTGGGCGCTGGGCCTGGTGATGGCGCGCAAAGTCATGGCCCCAGTCAGCCGGCTGGCGCAACAAGTGCGTCACCGCGACCAGCAACACACACTGGCTCCGCCCCTGGCACCGGACTATCCCGATGACGAAGTGGGTCAACTGGCTGCTGCCTTCGACAGCACCCTAGGCCAGCTACGGCATTCGCTGGAGCGCGAGCGATTGTTCACCAGCGATGTCAGCCATGAACTGCGTACACCGCTGATGGTCATCGCAACCTCCTGCGAGCTGCTTGCCGAAGCCACTCTGTCGCCCCGTGAGCGCCAACAACTTGAGCGTATCGCCAGGGCCAGCGAAGAAATGCGCGAGTTGGTGCAAACCTTTTTGCAGCTGGCCCGGGACAAAGCCAATGAAACGGCCTTTGTGGCAGACAGTAGCCTGGCCAGTGTCGCCGCGGCACAGGTCGAGCGCTGGGAACCCATGTTCAAAGGCAAGGGGCTGGCCTTTGAATTCGCAGAAGAAGGTCGCGACAGTGGCTGCTACAACGCCACATTTCTCAGCACGGTGATGGCTAACTTGCTGCGCAACGCGTTGCATTACACCGAACACGGCTTTGTCCGCCTGGTACTGGAAGGCAACGGGTTTCGTGTGGAGGACAGCGGCGCCGGCATCCCCCACGATCAACACGAACAGATTTTCCAACCATTCGTGCGCGGCCCCCAGGCGCGCGGCGAAGGACTGGGGCTGGGGCTTTCACTGGTCAAACGGATTTGTGCCAAACAAGGCTGGATGATCTCGGTGCATAACCAGACCGAGGGTGGCACCTGCTTTAAGGTGAGCTTTAGCCAGGCAACTGACGAAATTTTCACATCCTCTTAACAGGCTGTTGATGCATGGCTGTTTAGTGTGGCGAGCGTTCCCCCACTGGACGCTCAGCCATGCATGCTTTCCCCGCCCACGATTACGCGCCTCCTGTATATCCCCCGCAACGCCACTGGCAGCCTGAACAACTAGAGCTGCCAGCATGAACGGCAAACCCATTTTAGATACGCATGACGCCCTGTCGCTCAAAGGCCGCACTGGACTACGACGCATTGTCGACGCCAGTGGCTATTCACTTATGGGCTTACAAGCGGCCTATCGCGGCGAAGCGGCGTTCCGCCAACTGCTCCTGCTCAATGGGCTGCTGCTGCCGCTGGCTTGCTGGGTCGACGTCACACGCAGTGAGCGTGTATTGCTGATGATCGTGCCGCTGCTGTCATTGATCGTCGAGCTGCTCAACTCTGCCATCGAAGCCACCGTCGATCGTATTTCCCTGAGCATTCACCCACTGTCCAAGCAGGCCAAAGACATGGGCAGCGCCGCGCAATTTATCGCCCTGCTCCTGATCGGCCTGACCTGGGGCTTGATCCTCATTTAATCCGTTCGCCACTTATTCTTATAAGGCTGCTCATTCATGCCCCGCCGTTCCTCTGCACGCGCAGCCACACCCGATACCTTCAACCGGATCGGTCTCGGCGAGCATCTGGCCTTCTTATTCAGTAGCGCGGTGCTACTTGTACTGCTGCTGTCCTTGTTGCGCGTGGCGTTGCTGCTGTTTAACCGCGAGCTGCTGGACGATGCCGCCTGGCAGGGGCTGGGCGAAGCCTTTAGCAACGGCGTGCGCTTCGACCTGCGCCTGGTGGTATTTATCTGCGCCCCGCTGACGCTAGCCCTGGCCTGGCGACCGGCGATGACACATCGCACCTGGCAACGGCTGTGGCTAAGCGCCTGCGCCAGCCTGGCGATTTTGCTCGGTTTGATCGAGCTGAACTTCTATCAGGAGTTTCATCAGCGCCTTAATGCCCTGGTCTTCCAATACTTACAGGAAGACCCCGCGACCGTGCTGAGCATGCTCTGGTATGGCTTCCCCGTGGTACGCCTGCTGCTGGCGTGGGCCCTGCTGAGCAGCACATTTATCCTGTTATTGAGCAGGATCGACTGGCTCACACGCCGCAAAGACAACGACCAACAGCCACAGCTACAACGGCCCATGGCGCTATACGCCAGCCATGGCCTGGTACTGCTGCTGTGCCTGACGCTCTCCGTACTCGCCGCGCGCGGCACCTTGCGTCAGGGCCCACCGCTACGCTGGGGCGATGCGTTTACCACCGAATCAATGTTTGCCAATCAGCTGGGTCTCAATGGCGCGCTCAGCCTGTACACCGCGGCGAAGAGTCGCTACGCGGACGATAGCCACAAGGTCTGGAAAGCCAGCATGCCGGCTGTCGAGGCCACTGCCGTAACCCGCGAGCTACTGCTCAGCGCCCACGACACGCTGGTCGACCCTGATACCGCTGCCGTACGCCGTGACTCACTGTCGCCCAGCGACACCCAGCTGCCTGTGCGCAATGTGGTGGTGATTCTGATGGAGAGCTTTGCGGGCCACTTTGTCGGTGCCCTGGGCAGCGACGCAGCGATCACGCCGAATTTTGACCGACTGGCTAAGCAAGGATTGTTATTCAAAAACTTCTTCGCCAATGGCACCCACACGCACCAGGGCATGTTCGCCAGCATGGCCTGTTTCCCTAATCTGCCCGGTTTCGAATACCTGATGCAGACCCCGGAAGGCGGCCATGGGTTTTCCGGTTTGGCGCAGCTACTCAGCGCCCGTGACTACAACGATTTGTATGTCTATAACGGTGATTTTGCCTGGGACAACCAGCGCGGCTTCTTCGGCAACCAAGGCATGAGCAACTTTATTGGCCGCCATGACTTTGTGAACCCGGTGGTGGCTGACCCAACCTGGGGGGTGTCCGACCAGGACATGTTCGACCGCGCCGCCGAGGAGCTACTCAAGCAAGACCCGGACAAACCCTTCTACGCGCTGCTGCAAACACTCTCCAACCACACCCCTTACGCCCTGCCGGACGTCTTGCCGGTCGAGCAGGTTAGCGGGCATGACTCGCTTGATCAGCACCTGACAGCCATGCGTTATTCCGATTGGGCACTCGGGCAATTCTTTGAAAAAGCCAGCCAGGCTCCTTACTTCAAGAACACCCTGTTCGTGGTGGTGGGCGATCATGGTTTTGCCGCCAAAGAGCAACTGACCGAAATGGACCTGTTCCGCTTTCATGTTCCATTGCTGCTTATTGCCCCTGGCATCCAGAACACCTTCGGCGCCACCCAGGACATCGTTGCGAGCCAAGTCGATATCGTGCCAACCATCATGGGTCGGCTTGGCGGCACAGTGCGCCAGCAGTGCTGGGGCCGCGACCTGCTGAGCCTACCGGCCAACGACCCTGGCTTCGCCATCATCAAACCCTCAGGCAGCGACCAGACAGTGGCCATGCTCAAGGGTGAAGAAATCCTGATCCTGCCCAAGGATATGGAGCCGCGCCGCTACCGCTACCAACTGGGCGCACACCCGCAAGCCACCCTACTGGCGCCCCCGATGCCGGGCGACACGCTGACTCAGCAACTGCAAGCCTATCTGCAAACCGCGACAGGCAGCCTACTCGGCAACACCACCGGCGTGGCCGACAGCAGTGCCACTGCCGCCACGTCCACAGCCACAGCCACAGCCATGCAACAGACAAACGCATCCCCCGCAAAAGAGAAAGACTAGGCGCGACTAAAGAGTAAAACAGCACGGCCCGCGCGCAACGGTGAGGCCGTGCTAACCACGCGCAACATCCACCTTCTCGGCTAAGGTAAGTGAACTCCACTCACTCCCCCAGTGTCTGTCTGCTGTCGGCCCACTGGATGGATTGCATGGCCATTTGCCCACCTGGCAGCTCTGCTGCAGTGCGCCATCCTGATCGCGTATTTGTCTTCACTCATTCGCTTGGCCGGCTTTTATCGCACCCGTTTACAGGGTTTCGTTCAATCGCCATGTGAAGATTGCCCCATGTTCCTATTTCGTCACTTCCCCTCCCGTGTCCCTTCGTTGCACAACCTCACCCTGGCTGCGTGCCTACTGGCCAGCGTTAGCGCCCACGCTGAAACAAATGCCGGTAATACGCGCTGGGTCAGTGACAGCCTGAATACCTTTGTGCGCAGCGGCCCAACCAACGGCTACCGTATCGTTGGCACACTCACCTCCGGGCAGAAGGTCACCTTGCTGCGCACCGACGGCGATTACAGCCAGGTTCGCGGCGAAGGTGGCGATGCCGTGTGGATTGCCAACAAAGACCTGCAAGAAGTACCCGGCCAGGCCGAACACCTGCCGCAGCTTGAACAAAAAGTGAGCGACCTGAGTGCCGAGCTAGAAGGCATCAATGGCACTTGGGAACCCCGCGTACAGGGCATGCAGGAAACCCTGGACTCACGCAAAACCCTGATCGACGAGCTGCAAACCGCCCGTTCGACTCTGGATATAGAGTTAAGCCGAGCCAACTCCGAGCTACGTGAGCTGCAAGCGCAATTGGGCGAAGAAAACCAACAGGTACTGACACGCTACATGGTGTATGGCGGTGGCATTGCCGGGGCGGGGCTACTCGCTGGGCTGATCCTACCGACCATGTTGCGGGTACGGCGCAAGCGTAATGATCAGTGGGTTTGACCCGCCAAGAAGCCGGCTAGCCCGGTGAAAGCCCCCCAGCAGCGCCACACACTACGGGCCTGCTGGGCGTGATCGCACAAACCCACAATGATCTAGTTCGAGTTAGGCCATATGCAGCCGTTTGGGGATAACGCTGCGGCTTTCCGTGCGGATCGTCCAGCACACACCCCCTAGCACCAACAGCATGCCGAGTACCTCCACAGCACTGGGCAGTGCCCACGCCAATAAGTAGCTGTAGAACAGCGCGCAAAGGGTTTCGAAAATAATCAATTGCCCGCCGATAGAGACGGGCAAGCGTTGCGCCGCCGCGTTCCACAGCGCGTTAGCCACCCACGAACCGGCAATGGCCATAAACAAAGCGGTCAGCATAAAGATCGTGAGGCGTTCACGACTAAGGTCGGTGGGCACTAGCTGCGGCTGAGTCAGGATCACCATTACACTCAGCAGCAAGGCCATAAAACCGGTTGTTATGCCGAGCAGCGTTGACCACTCCCCCGGAGTGAAACGCCCTGTTTTGAGCTGATGAGCATTGCGCAGTGCAAACCACGACCATGACAGCACACCGAGACAGGCGTAACCGGCCCCCAGCATCTGCCGCATGCCGCCCTCACCGCGAATGACCGCCATAACGGCTGGAAGGTTGAGCCAGATAATGCCGGTGAAAATCAGTGCGAGCGAGAACAGCATTGAGCGCAAACTGACCTGGCTATAACGGCGCCCCATCAGCATCACCGCGATGGGAATCAGCCCATTAATAAGCGATGCCGTTGCAACGCCGGCATCCTGCACGGCCGCACTCAACAAGATGAAATAGAGCAGGTTGCCGGTCAGCGCCAGCTCAAGCAGGAGTCGTTGATCCTGGCGAGTCAGCCGGCGAAATAACGCGCGAGCATTGGGCAGTGCTATCAGGGTCGCAAATAACCCATAGAGCAAAAACCGCACGCAGCTGATCACCACCGGGTGAACATCCGGAATCAATGCAGGTGCCACTATCACGGCACCCCAAAGAGCTCCTGCCATGCCACCTTGGACTACTGCCTTCTTCATGCCGCTCTTCCCTTTCATTCAAGGTGGCGACTTTATGGCTAAAGCATTGAGGTCTGTAGCGACATTGCCGCATGCTGTCATTCCAAACAGGCATGCCATTTGTTGAGAACGTCTAATGTCCGCACGCTTTCACCACCTGCCTCCACTCGATACGTTAATTGCTTTCGAGTCCGTGGCTCGCTTGGGCAGCTTTACCCGCGCCGCCGATGAGTTGTGCGTGACCCAAAGCGCGATCAGCAAACAGATACGCACCCTCGAGCAAGCTCTCGGCGTTGCGCTATTTGTCAGGGGCGCTCGCGGCGTTGAGCTGTCAACAGCAGGCGGGATCTACCAGCAAGAGGTCGTGCCGGCACTGCAACGCATACATTTAACGGGGCAGCGAATTAGTACAACCCACCATCCCAATACCGTCACCGTGTTGGCGACCCATGCGGTTTCGCAGTTTTGGTTATTCCCGCGCCTACTCGAATTCAATGCCGAACATCCGCACATCACCATCCACATCCACGCCAGTAACGACATCATGCCGTTTATGGTGCCCGAGCATGACCTGGCGATTCTCTATGGCAGCGGTGACTGGCCGAACCTGGAGGCGACCCCGCTAATCCCCGAAGTCATCTATCCATTGGCTCGCCCAGGCGTGAGCGGTAGCGAGGTGAAAACGCTCGACGCACTGGCAAAACTGCCCTTGATCCAACTGGCGTCGACATGGGACTGCTTCGAGTGGCGCGACTGGTTTGCCCACTTTGATATGGCCTACCAACCGCCCAAATCCAACCCTACCTTCAACCAACTCACCCTGACCTACGCGGCAATTCAACAAGGCACAGGCATTGGTCTCGCTTGGGCATTTATGGCGCAAGAGGCAATCGACAAGGGTGATTTGGTACGTGTGACAGAGCACTTTGTTGAAACGGGGCTGGCTGAATTCGTCGTACACGACCTCGCCCGCCCCCTGTCTGCTGCCACAGCGTTATTCAGAGACTGGTTAATCGCTCGTAGGATGGGTTAAGCGCAGCGATACCCATGCAGCTATCGGCTCAGCGCTTGATTCGTCAGAGGAAGTGATGGGTATCGCGTTGCTCCACCCATCCTACGTAAGCACCAGAACCGGGCCACGACATTGGTGCAGAGGGCCGCCTCTGGCAGAGGACGTCCCTCACTTAATCATCGCGCGTCAGCACTTCCAGCAGCTCGATCTCGAAGACCAGATTGGCGTGCGGCTTGATATGCGCGCCGAATTCACGCTCGCCGTAGCCTAGGTGCGAGGGCACGAACAGCTTGCGCTTGCCGCCAACCTTCATGCCCATCATGCCGATGTCCCAGCCCTTGATGACCCGACCGGTGCCGATCACGCACTGGAAAGGCTTGCCGCGCGCATAGGAGGAATCGAACGTGCTGCCATCTTCGAGAAATCCGTTGTATTGGGTGGTGATAAGCGCACCCTTGACCACTTCCTTGCCGTCACCCAGTTGAATATCTTCAATCACTAGTTCGTTGCTCATCACTCACCTCGCTTCGTCGCCCAGTCTGCTTGCGCCGGGCTTACAGGAACATCACTCGGCTACCGGCTCCAGAACAGCCAACAGCTCAGATAACCGCGCATCCAGTTGCGCTAATTCTGCGGCCGCAATCGGCGCTAAAAGCCGCGTCTCATTGGCGACATGTGCCGTCACCGCCCGATCAATCAACTCCAGCCCGGCCGGCGTCAACTGCACCAGCATGCTACGTGCATCGCTGGGATTGGCCAGACGACTGACCAGCCCTGACGCTTCGAGCTGCTGCAACTGCCGGGTCATGGTGCCGGAGGTAATCATCAGTGTAGAAAACAGAGTCGTCGGAGCAAGGCAGAAAGGCTCGCCGGCGCGGCGCAAGGTGGCCAGCACATCGAACTCCCAGGCGGTCATACCGAAGCTACTAAAGACTTTATCCAGTTCGCGGCGCAGTAACGCCGAGCAGCGCCCGAGCCGGCCGATCACGCCCATTGGGCTGACATCCAGATCAGGCCGTTCGCGCCCCCACTGCTGAAGAATTGCATCGACCGCATCCATCTGCCGTTGAATCGCCATTGGCTTACCCCTGAAGATTTTTATCTTGAACTCAAGACAAGTTGGCATTAGCCTCGCATTTTATCTTGAATGCGAGACAAATGCATGGACCGCCTAACTTCGCGCAACACCTGGCTGGATGTATTGATTACCGCACTGGCACCCGCCATCTGGGGGTCGACCTATATCGTCACCACCGAGATCCTGCCGCCGGACCGGCCCTTTACCGCTGCGCTGCTGCGCGCCCTGCCCGCTGGTTTACTGTTGGTGCTGTACAGTCGCTACCTGCCGCCGCGCAGAGACTGGCCGCGCCTGCTGACGTTGGCAGCGTTGAATATCGGCTTCTTTCAAGCCTTGCTGTTTGTCGCCGCGTATCGCTTGCCGGGTGGCTTG
Above is a genomic segment from Pseudomonas leptonychotis containing:
- a CDS encoding LTA synthase family protein, whose translation is MPRRSSARAATPDTFNRIGLGEHLAFLFSSAVLLVLLLSLLRVALLLFNRELLDDAAWQGLGEAFSNGVRFDLRLVVFICAPLTLALAWRPAMTHRTWQRLWLSACASLAILLGLIELNFYQEFHQRLNALVFQYLQEDPATVLSMLWYGFPVVRLLLAWALLSSTFILLLSRIDWLTRRKDNDQQPQLQRPMALYASHGLVLLLCLTLSVLAARGTLRQGPPLRWGDAFTTESMFANQLGLNGALSLYTAAKSRYADDSHKVWKASMPAVEATAVTRELLLSAHDTLVDPDTAAVRRDSLSPSDTQLPVRNVVVILMESFAGHFVGALGSDAAITPNFDRLAKQGLLFKNFFANGTHTHQGMFASMACFPNLPGFEYLMQTPEGGHGFSGLAQLLSARDYNDLYVYNGDFAWDNQRGFFGNQGMSNFIGRHDFVNPVVADPTWGVSDQDMFDRAAEELLKQDPDKPFYALLQTLSNHTPYALPDVLPVEQVSGHDSLDQHLTAMRYSDWALGQFFEKASQAPYFKNTLFVVVGDHGFAAKEQLTEMDLFRFHVPLLLIAPGIQNTFGATQDIVASQVDIVPTIMGRLGGTVRQQCWGRDLLSLPANDPGFAIIKPSGSDQTVAMLKGEEILILPKDMEPRRYRYQLGAHPQATLLAPPMPGDTLTQQLQAYLQTATGSLLGNTTGVADSSATAATSTATATAMQQTNASPAKEKD
- a CDS encoding sensor histidine kinase — its product is MASKQPFARRILIAFVLMTVLVSGVFSLSIVAVVHVIEEHLVSEELNRELDTVLHEDLKHGITPRLDSSTRFFASNLAEYAIPEQYAGLPEGFNEVVDEEKAFYVFVKEINGNTYQLVQEQHEFEAREQALFNVVFAGFLLTVVGAWALGLVMARKVMAPVSRLAQQVRHRDQQHTLAPPLAPDYPDDEVGQLAAAFDSTLGQLRHSLERERLFTSDVSHELRTPLMVIATSCELLAEATLSPRERQQLERIARASEEMRELVQTFLQLARDKANETAFVADSSLASVAAAQVERWEPMFKGKGLAFEFAEEGRDSGCYNATFLSTVMANLLRNALHYTEHGFVRLVLEGNGFRVEDSGAGIPHDQHEQIFQPFVRGPQARGEGLGLGLSLVKRICAKQGWMISVHNQTEGGTCFKVSFSQATDEIFTSS
- a CDS encoding diacylglycerol kinase — protein: MNGKPILDTHDALSLKGRTGLRRIVDASGYSLMGLQAAYRGEAAFRQLLLLNGLLLPLACWVDVTRSERVLLMIVPLLSLIVELLNSAIEATVDRISLSIHPLSKQAKDMGSAAQFIALLLIGLTWGLILI
- a CDS encoding dual specificity protein phosphatase family protein translates to MPTFIYVCRLGFAALLFTLALVALPSSLAWSALPAQWLSSNPVRPLSWAQPIDKSFNLYGMQPDLYRSALPQASAQPLLKSLGIATVINFYQRGDGSWLHDPQIHQVQLPLRTDRIDDADVLEVLRSIRQAQARGPVLIHCKHGQNRTGLIAAMYRVVYQGWSKQQALAEMRGGGFGGEDRMGDAERYLREVDIQKLQVALASGTCSTTPWALCTVTNWFDKAFNG
- a CDS encoding LTA synthase family protein, with the translated sequence MPQLHFAQLRYLSIIVLTWLAVFFLTRSTLLASHLADAHVGAGQLLSLYGVGLVYDLSFLLYASLPMALYLLLCPRRLWQQRWHKQLLLGVVGVSLFVMLFTAVAEWLFWDEFGVRFNFIAVDYLVYSEEVINNILESYPIYPLLALLAMIAVAATALLRKAVMAALDAPRLRPAPALLSVLAVLLLAGLSSVLIGQDAPRGTDGNAYQRELASNGPFQFFAAFRNNELDYQQFYATLAAPEVASLLRSEISEPNARFIGSDPQDIRRTIDNPGQPKRLNVVLVTIESLSAKYLGSFGDSRGLTPNLDQLRKQSLSFSNFYATGTRTDRGLEAITLSIPPTPGRSIVKRIGRESGYGSLGQQFSAQGYDSVFIYGGRGYFDNMNAFFGGNGYRIVDQSSVAEADMVFQNAWGMSDEDIYKQAIKIADADHAADEPFFLQVMTTSNHRPYTYPEGRIDIPSGDGREGAVKYTDYAIGQFLAQARDKPWFKQTVFIFVADHTAGSAGKEDLPVANYHIPLFIYAPAHIQPREFSDLASQIDLAPTLLGLLNMDYVSTFFGRNVLRDDRAPGRALLGNYQHLGLFDGSSLAILSPRKSMRRHDDALGLSHEVKVDASDSLERRNIAYYQGASHAFKKHLIAWRPSVLPDAQLSKR
- a CDS encoding response regulator transcription factor; translation: MRILVIEDNRDILANILDYLQLKGFSVDCAQDGLSGLHLASSGHYDLIVLDIMLPGIDGYQVCKRLREDGHSEVPILMLTARDALDDRLQGLNVGADDYLIKPFALSELVARIEAILRRSQGSRKRQLKVADLIYDLDTLHVSRAGKPLKLNPIGLKLLAVLMQKSPAVIRREALEEALWGDDSPDSDSLRSHIHQLRQVLDKPFATPLLHTLHGVGYRLAEHAHGV
- a CDS encoding phosphatase PAP2 family protein, whose translation is MQANRSTEFSRYFDFRLGLGIPVALMVLLLLFDPSGLDFAIEHLFYQPGLGFIGKRHVWLEDILHDRAKQLVIVFGVLAIIGLVISLLPTRLRQWRRPLGFLVLALGLSTSIVTPLKALTGVHCPWSLSEFGGTETFTPLLSERAVTEKPGRCWPGGHASSGFSLLALFFLLRDKRPRRARLALVFALGLGAVFSLGRMMQGAHFLSHNLWTLLFDWLICLLCYRWILYRAPLPQRVAKLQLELLEG